In Deinobacterium chartae, the genomic stretch AACCCTGGGGGTGCGTTCGAGGGTCACGTGTGGGGCCACCAGGGCCAGGGCCAGCCAGGGCGTGGCGGTATCCAGGGCGAGCGTGATCATCTGCGGGCTACCCCCTTAACACCCAGCAGCGCCTCGAGGCGGCCCTGCCAGCCTTCGGGATAGATGGGAATGAACTCCTGGCCGTATACGCTCCACAGCGTCTGAAAATCCGCGTAGCTCAGGTAGGCCTGCGCGCCGTACATCGAATCGCTCACCCACATCACGCCCGCGCGGTCGTCGTAGCCGCGCACGACCCGAAAGTGCGGGGTGCCGCCCACCCGGTCGAGCCACTGCAGCACCAGCACCGGGATGCCCGCCGAGACCAGCTTCTTGAGATCCTCCAGGCGCCCGCCCTTGAAACGGGTGGCG encodes the following:
- a CDS encoding C39 family peptidase yields the protein MRLVFLPALFLSLCLLGPAQAARQPSSAYLEGIAHTFQTYNNCGPASLVSVLGYYGYRVSQEEARKALRPQGGYMTADVIDPYLRPYGLRATRFKGGRLEDLKKLVSAGIPVLVLQWLDRVGGTPHFRVVRGYDDRAGVMWVSDSMYGAQAYLSYADFQTLWSVYGQEFIPIYPEGWQGRLEALLGVKGVARR